AGTTCCACCGCCACATTGCGACGGCCCTGGGGGCCGATGATCTCGCAGTAGGCATGGTGGGCAATGAGAGCCGGAATGGTGTCGGCTGCAGGGGAGGCATTGCACAGATTGCCCCCCACGCTTGCTCGCGACTGAATTTGCCACCCACCCACAATGCGTGTGGCATCGGCCAGAGCAGGGTAGGCAGCGGCAATTTGGGAATCGTCGTAGATGCGATAGCAGGGGACAGCAGCGCCGAGTTTCAAGCCTGTTTGTGGCGTGAAATGGAGCTCGGAAAGCTCGGGGATCTTCTTCACGTCGACCACGATCTCAGCCGATCGAGTCCCTTCGCGAAGTTGCACCAAAATATCAGTGCCCCCGGCCAAAATCCGAGCTTTTCCATTGGCCCAAGCAAGCAACTGCGTAGCTTCGGCAAGCGACGTCGGTGCCCGGTATGCAAAATTTTGCACGGAGAGGTGCCTTGCGCTGGAGGTCGAGTTGTCGATCAAAATGCAGCTGGCACAACGGCAACGAGTGCAACGTTAGAGCTTCACTGTGGCTGGCGATTATACCCGAGCGCTAGTTGCTTTCAACGAACCCTCGTCGAGCACTTGCACGATTCGTCTAGTTCATGAACTGGGCAAGCAGTGAGAGTCGGCCCTAGGACTTTTCAGCGGGTGGCCGAGCAAACGAGAAGGCCAGCTGCGATTCGCGCGAAACCGAATGCGGATTCAGCTCTTTGTAGAGCATGCTCGCCTGAATATCGCGGTTGTGCTGATACTTGTCGCTCTTGTATTCGACAATATCGCCCGCGATCTGATGGTAGAAAATTTGGCAAATCGAGATGCCCGGATAGATGCGAATCGGCTGAACGGCAAACATTTCGAGCGTCCAGTAGCCGCAGAAGCCGACGTCGCCAAAGCCCGCCGTGACGTGGACAAAAAGTCCGAGCCGACCAATCGAAGAGCGACCTTCAATCATCGGGACAAAATTATGCGTCTCCGTGCGCTCGACAGTGCGGGCCAGATACAGCTTCTGGGGACTCAGCACGAGTCCTTCCTGAGGAATCAGAATCCGGCGCGTTCGATTGGGCTGGGCCATATCGAGCACCACCTCTTCGTAGGTGATGAGCTCGTTGTGCAGCGTCAGGTTGTAGCTGTTGGGATTCAGTTTCTCGGGATCGAATGGATCGATGTTGATGTTCGTGCCGAGATTTTGCCGAATTTCTTCGCCTGACAGAATCATCGCAGCCTACCGATCGAAAGTTGTTCTACGAGCGGCTGCTCGCAGATCGGGTGAAGCACTTACCAGAACCGGCGCTGTACCAATCGTCGCTATCTGAAACGTCACTGTCCGAATCGTCGCATCGAAGACCGCAAGCCTCTTCTCAACGCCCATTATGTGGTGCCGATTCGAGGACAAAACTCCGCAAAGTTGCAGTGGTCGCAAGCAGGTTTACGAGCCTTGCACACACGTCGCCCATGATGAATCATGCGATGCGAAAACATGATCCATTCTTCCTGCGGTAGCTGAGCCATCAAATCGCGCTCGATCTTGACGGGGTCGACTTCCTTCGTCAACCCAAGACGCTGCGAAAGCCTGCCGACATGCGTGTCGACCACCACTCCACTCGGAATGCCAAAGCAGGTTCCCAGAACCACATTGGCCGTTTTTCGTCCCACACCAGGAAGCTTTACCAGCAGTTCAAGCTCCCGGGGAACTGCGCCAGCGTATTGCTCGACCAACTGTCGCGAGCACTCTTTGATATTCTTCGCCTTGTTCCGAAAAAAACCGGTGCTTTGTACCAACTTCTCAATCGACTTGAGCGGGGCTTCGGCCATCGCATCAGCGGTGGGATAATGCTTGAAAAGATCGCGCGTAACGATGTTCACCCGTTCGTCCGTACATTG
This window of the Pirellula staleyi DSM 6068 genome carries:
- the nth gene encoding endonuclease III; this translates as MARKRKGEQAGLVVEGLKRDYADALCALEHQSPYQLLIATILSAQCTDERVNIVTRDLFKHYPTADAMAEAPLKSIEKLVQSTGFFRNKAKNIKECSRQLVEQYAGAVPRELELLVKLPGVGRKTANVVLGTCFGIPSGVVVDTHVGRLSQRLGLTKEVDPVKIERDLMAQLPQEEWIMFSHRMIHHGRRVCKARKPACDHCNFAEFCPRIGTT
- a CDS encoding xanthine dehydrogenase family protein subunit M; the protein is MQNFAYRAPTSLAEATQLLAWANGKARILAGGTDILVQLREGTRSAEIVVDVKKIPELSELHFTPQTGLKLGAAVPCYRIYDDSQIAAAYPALADATRIVGGWQIQSRASVGGNLCNASPAADTIPALIAHHAYCEIIGPQGRRNVAVELFCTGPGKNQLAPGELLHAIMFPPTLAHSGSAYERFIPRNEMDIAVVGVASRLQLNSKCDTIEYARIGIGAVAPTCRYAQEASEFLAGKSPTADNFAEAGKLAQKIASPISDMRGTAEYRMHLIGVLVTRTLEKAAARARGEVFASVH
- the dcd gene encoding dCTP deaminase codes for the protein MILSGEEIRQNLGTNINIDPFDPEKLNPNSYNLTLHNELITYEEVVLDMAQPNRTRRILIPQEGLVLSPQKLYLARTVERTETHNFVPMIEGRSSIGRLGLFVHVTAGFGDVGFCGYWTLEMFAVQPIRIYPGISICQIFYHQIAGDIVEYKSDKYQHNRDIQASMLYKELNPHSVSRESQLAFSFARPPAEKS